In Aspergillus nidulans FGSC A4 chromosome II, a single window of DNA contains:
- a CDS encoding putative L-PSP endoribonuclease family protein Brt1 (transcript_id=CADANIAT00004297), translating into MASKTPVLTSKAPKPLPGIYSQAIKCNGMVYCSGAVAMDAETGKIIDGDVKAHTAQCIKNLSAILEEAGSDITKVVKVNVFLANMDDFTAMNEEYMKHWGDVKPVRTCVAVKTLPLNTDVEIECTAHL; encoded by the exons atggcctcgAAAACCCCAGTTCTGACCTCGAAAGCCCCCAAGCCTCTTCCAGGTATCTACTCCCAGGCCATCAAATGCAACGGCATGGTCTACTGCTCAGGCGCTGTCGCCATGGATGCTGAAACAGGAAAGATCATTGACGGTGATGTTAAGGCTCACACT GCACAATGCATCAAGAACCTCTCAGCAATCctcgaagaagctggaagcGATATCACAAAGGTCGTCAAGGTGAATGTGTTTCTGGCAAATATGGATGACTTTACGGCTATGAATGAAGAGTACATGAAGCACTGGGGGGACGTTAAGCCTGTTCGGAC GTGCGTGGCTGTCAAGACATTGCCGTTGAATACCGATGTTGAGATCGAGTGTACTGCTCACCTGTGA
- a CDS encoding uncharacterized protein (transcript_id=CADANIAT00004298): MPTMQYRAISPRRGGAWTKVVIFVSLYILLLQSLIEWVVVLYLYGNKQVDSKMAPSLIFALIASSFTMPLVILHSFLAWQYNKVLNYSSHKPMLHTACTYILRLTTIVWLGASVAGLVVVSQQAYCLPDGNTGSFWNVGVSCALHRAVVIISVLSFITVCLYFCSRELCERPYDVSLLGVYSHQPSSRDGSIFSASTLYSEKGLKGDTLCVCRHPDITYGQGPYITPSDDSGDSKSMPSIRQPAPIRPTSSLRFSPDPEAEAVFLSKTTVAPGTQSELQPSISRTPSTATAHDTYQSQEQAIPELPDATLQSQSAHTRNQSSLSSLRRFLPRTLPVSVPLSSDPQIRALAEATTHIDHTKQELQKEEPISRQPDALETHTEPPALPSKEDTQLQTTQDCEPSTSKSLPRSTTMNSAEAPEVISPASAPDHNSLTNRRSNTTRATSLPLNMNPNSNPHPSSWSTLLGPSQHSLPRTNSSTVHIPRRHGQNLSQDQFGAPHIPRYTQSQRFPGPRGHNRYSRQLRRNASDVQYQYQYRYQQQGFRRPRSSTFGNMSIASVPGRLDCIRETGASIDELPMDNSRGPGKTQGY; the protein is encoded by the exons ATGCCAACTATGCAATACCGAGCGATATCGCCTAGAAGAGGAGGTGCCTGGACTAAAGTTGTCATATTTGTCTCCCTATACATCTTATTGCTCCAATCCCTCATTGAATGGGTCGTCGTGCTTTACCTCTATGGTAACAAGCAGGTAGACTCGAAGATGGCGCCGAGTTTGATATTCGCCCTCATAGCG TCGTCGTTCACGATGCCCCTTGTGATATTACACAGCTTTCTTGCATGGCAGTATAACAAGGTACTCAATTACTCAAGCCATAAACCTATGTTACACACCGCGTGCACATATATCTTGCGTTTGACAACCATAGTCTGGCTGGGAGCCAGCGTGGCGGGCTTAGTTGTGGTCTCACAGCAAGCGTACTGTCTTCCTGATGGGAACACTGGTAGCTTCTGGAATGTTGGCGTCAGCTGTGCCCTCCATCGGGCGGTTGTTATCATTTCTGTTTTATCCTT TATCACTGTTTGCCTTTACTTCTGCTCAAGGGAGCTTTGTGAGCGCCCATACGACGTATCCCTGCTTGGTGTATATAGCCACCAGCCCTCTAGTCGTGACGGCAGCATCTTTTCGGCATCTACTCTATACAGCGAGAAGGGTCTAAAGGGCGACACTCTCTGTGTCTGTCGACACCCAGATATTACGTATGGCCAGGGTCCATATATTACACCAAGCGATGACAGCGGTGATTCGAAAAGTATGCCTAGCATTCGGCAGCCTGCTCCAATACGCCCAACGTCATCTTTGCGATTTAgcccagacccagaagcagaagcagtaTTCCTGTCAAAAACAACCGTCGCCCCTGGCACGCAGTCAGAGTTGCAGCCCAGTATTTCTCGAACGCCATCAACCGCAACGGCACATGACACATACCAGTCTCAAGAGCAAGCCATCCCTGAACTACCAGATGCAACTCTGCAGTCGCAATCAGCCCATACAAGAAACCAATCATCCCTGTCATCTCTTCGCCGATTCCTCCCCAGAACCTTACCGGTTTCCGTTCCCTTGTCATCCGATCCTCAAATCCGTGCACTTGCTGAGGCAACCACGCACATCGACCACACGAAGCAGGAGctccagaaagaagagccaATTTCCAGACAGCCTGATGCTCTGGAAACACACACAGAGCCACCAGCACTGCCTTCCAAAGAAGACACTCAACTTCAAACTACTCAGGACTGCGAGCCTAGCACATCCAAATCACTCCCGAGATCAACGACCATGAACTCCGCAGAGGCCCCCGAGGTTATTtcacctgcttctgctcctgaTCATAATTCCCTCACCAACCGCAGATCAAATACAACACGGGCAACCTCCCTTCCTCTTAATATGAATCCCAATTCAAATCCCCACCCAAGTTCTTGGTCCACACTTCTCGGACCTTCCCAACACAGCCTACCACGGACGAACAGCAGCACAGTGCACATCCCGCGCCGACATGGCCAAAACCTAAGCCAGGACCAGTTCGGAGCTCCACATATCCCACGCTATACGCAAAGCCAGCGCTTTCCGGGCCCCAGAGGCCATAACCGGTACAGCCGACAGCTCCGCAGGAACGCTTCAGACGTTCAGTATCAATATCAATACCGGTATCAACAACAGGGCTTCCGCCGACCACGCAGTTCGACGTTCGGAAATATGAGCATTGCTTCCGTGCCGGGGCGTTTGGATTGTATACGGGAAACGGGGGCGTCTATCGATGAGTTGCCGATGGACAATAGTAGGGGACCTGGTAAGACACAGGGTTATTGA